The sequence ATCGAAGGTCGTCTGGTGGATCAAATTCTTGAAGATTCTGAAGCTAGAAGTACTCTGTTCCGTCAAAAGTTGCAAATTCGTCAAAATTCTAAACTCAAAAGTGATATTTTGAAGCAGATATTCATTGTTAGCAAAATTAACCTTTTTTTAAAGATAATGTCACTCCCCAATATATTGTGGAGCTCCACTCTGTTCAGTCGACATTTGCAGAATGTTCTAGAAGAATTCCGTTCTCTGAGGAACGATGCGATGAAGATTAAGAGAACCGAAGGGATCAAAATCGGAAAAGATGCCACTGTTGGTTCTTTCGTACGAGTTGCATCCAGTAGCAATAATACTATGGTGGGATTTGATAAAGATTTGATTCAAATAATGGACACACTCACTGGGGACCAATCAAGTCTCCAGATTCTCTCCATCGTCGGGATGGGTGGCATCGGCAAGACTACCCTCGCTAAAAAGGTTATCCACGATCCCTTGATTGTGAACCACTTTGATCTTTGTGCTTGGGTTACAATATCTCAACGATATAGCGTGCACAAAATCCTTTTAGACCTATTAAAAGAGATGGGAGTTGAAGAAATCACTCAAGAGAATGATGATGAATTAGAATCAACTCTACATAGAAGTTTGTTTGATAGAAGATATTTCATTGTGATGGATGACATGTGGAATGTCAAGGTTTGGGATGGCATAAACAGGTTTTTACCGGATAATAACAATGGTAGTCGAGTCATGGTCACCACGAGACTATCAAATGTTGCTGACTATTGTGTATCGTGTACCTCGCATCAACTACATTTTCTGGACAAGGATCAAAGTTGGGTTTTGTTTTGTGACAAGGCGTTTGGTAAAGAAAGTTGCCCTCCTGAGTTAGAGGATTTAGGACAGAGAATCGTGCGAAATTGTAGAGGACTTCCTCTAGCTATTGTTGCCATCGGTGGACTTCTTGCAAAGTCTAGCCTAAATGTTCATTATTGGGAGTATGTTGCTCAAAACACATATGAGTCATTAAATATGGGAGGTAATGGGCTCTGTTCTGAGGTATTTTCTTTAAGTTATAAGCACTTACCTATTCATCTAAAACCATGTTTCCTTTACATGGCGATATTTCCGGAAGACCATAAGATTAGAATTTCAAGGGTCGTTAAACTATGGATAGCGGAGGGGATTCTTAAACCGATAAGATCTAGAAGTTTGGAGGAAATTGCAAAGGATAATTTACAAGATCTAATTGATAGAAATCTTGTTCAGGTTCATGACTATGGGTCTAGAAACAAAATCAAAACTTGCACCATCCATGATCTCTTCAAAGACCTATGCCTCAGGGAAGCTCAAAATGAGAAATTTGCTCGTGTCACTATGATGCATAGCCTCAACAATCATAGCACAGTCATTGATAATAATCGTCGGATTATTAGTAAGCGAAGCTCCGACGAAGAGGAGTTAAAATCCACGTTGGCAAAGCTGCATGAACTTCCAACAATACAGAAAAGGGATTATATCTTCTCTACCGAAGACATCGTGCGATTAGTTAACTCTAGATTCATAGATTACGACGCTGGAATTTTTTCAAGTCTGTTGAATACTTTAGAATCCCTATCCCTACTATGGAATCTGCAGACTGTCACCATTTCTGGTATGATGCCAATAAATCTACCCGCCGAAATATGGGAAATGCCACAACTCAGGCATCTGAAAAGGGAAGTAGGAGTCTTTCATTTGCCTGATCCACCGAGCACCAACATAGAAAATGGCAGGGGAGATATCATTGTTCTGAAAAACCTGCAAACACTCTACAAGATAAGGAACTTCAAGTGTACAGATGAGGTCGTTGATAGAATCCCAAACTTAAAAAAACTGGGAATTACTTACCAGCGATTCTCCAGGGGCATTGGATGGGATTACCATGAAGTATACAATCTTTCCATTTTACACAATCTCGAATCACTTATCTTTGACAGTTATGAGAACGTGCTGCGAAATCTCCGCTTTCCACAATCACTCAAGAAGTTGACTTTGGAAAGGTGCGGAGTGCCTTGGGAAGATTTGACGGTGGTTGGCACACTGCCTCGTCTTGAAGTTCTGGATTTGGCACATTATGCAGCAAAAGGGCGTGAGTGGAACCCTGTGGAAGGACAATTCCTTGAATTGAAGTCCTTACGAATTGAACTTACGGATCTTGTGGAGTGGATAGCAGACAGCTCTCATTTCCCTAGCCTTGAGAAACTGGAACTTCGGTGTCTTAGATGCTTACAGGAAATCCCAGAAGGTATTGGAGAAATACCAACACTTCGATCGATTTCATTAGCACTCTGTAGGGATTCAGCCTATTCTTCTGCAAAGAAGATACAAGAGGAACAACAAGACCTTGGAAATTATGACCTTCTGGTCCAGGTTCCAGTGAGCTGGGGTACTAGACAATTGATGTAATTTGTAAACTACATTATTAATTCGTTTTCTGTATTGCTTCACCTTCAATGCCGTCATTTGATGTATTTTAATCGGTATGTATTTGTCCAGCATCATGTTTGTGTTACCTGCAGCCTTTGTTCGTTCTTTGATTGCATCTCATCTGATTTTATGTGCTCTTTTCCTTGCTGGTCTCATGTGATCCTATTTCTGCTGTGCCGGTTGTGTTTGATtcaactcgtttgtttattatTAATATCTATATGTTTCCTTCGTTTGTTGATCTTGCAAGGAATCCCACATTTTTTAGCCCTTTCATGTGATCCTATCGTACACTGAAAACTCGTAGTTCCTAGATATGTGATGTTGTCCAGATTGTTGCAGAATAGAAGATAGTAGATGAACAATCTCAAAAACTTCTCGTTCATTGGGTTTTTTCATTGATAAAAACAGCAAAGTTCGTTCTGTGACTGCACCGCGATAAATGTCTTGTTGAGCATGAATGTGCACATTCTCTTGGCTGCTCCATTCTTGAGTAAAAACCAATCTTCGTACTTTAGTGTTATGGACTAATCTAATACGGAGCTGAAAGCGGAAGACTAAGGGAGTTTTTGCAATAGATTATGATTTTGTataagtgattaatttatagattataaaaaagttaagaaaaatcaaaagttggtagtgtttgaaaacaaatgtgaaaatctaaaaatcaaagttgggttgtgtttgataaataaatgattagagtgattttaacaatgacctttTTATAAGAATCACTTTTgtagaatcataatcaccacatgactagcttttgaatttcaattaaattaagcataaactaacacataatctaggtttaaaaaacacacaaaaataattttttcaagtCAAAAGcaatcactttttttagtgattgcaaacacccCCTTATATATCTTATTCAATACACTTTGgactatttataataaaatagtCTTACAAATTGCAATAACAGAATAACACGATTAATGCTAAGAATTAAGAAACCAATTAACAGAACAAACAATTTAATAAGATCTTTATTGACGAAATCTCCCATTTTAACCCATTAATTTAGGTGATACCAATAACATACATAATCAAGAAATAGAAGACAAGAAACGACTCCCAAAgagtaaaaaattcaaaagcaAAAGGCAACGAAAGAGTCTAGCATCTCTGAGGTGCGTgacataaattataaaataattacacttgataaaaaaataaaaaataataataaaaaaaaagttcaatGGAAAGTCCACAAGTCCAAATCTACGAGATACTAAATCACAAGATTCTTTTAGAAATACTAGTAAAAAACATGTTTTATAACCAAGAAGTTATATGATTGAACTAAAAATGTTACTCCCTCCGTCTCAATTATATAAAAcacattttttatttgtttgtcacaaaaatatatatatatatttatatatatcatatttaataatacttatttttttacattttttacCAACTAGTATGATATATGTGCATCACACGTGGGTAAACATGAATGCACAACGAATAAccgtaaaatatttaaataaatataggcatataatttatttatttaacatCTTTTTAATATCACAAAgtgttatataatttatttatttttttttatcattttagACAATTATGATTTGTTGAATACTTTAATGACTCGATTTTCACCTCATTCAGCTTCATTTCGTGACAATCACCAAGTATCCAAACAACTAAGAAAATGCACATGATAATCAAACCACAGCCAGTTGGTGCAGCAATCTATTGGTCCCTGGTGCGGCATCACGAGATAAaaactatggaaattgaagaataaaatagacaccaagatttacgtggaaaaccccaAAATCAttgggtaaaaaccacgggcaagaccaaaagattccactataatatttgaagaattacaacctctctctgtgttttcAAAAAGACATTCACTCTTTTATACATGAGAAAAActtatctcacaaatatatatagaaataaacAAGGGAGATGAAGAACACTCACGGATCAGATGAGAGAACTTGAGAAGGGATGCTCTGAAAGTATCGCGGaatgcatctatttataggacTTCATCTTCGGTGTGGACATGCAAAACAAATTCACAATTGAATTTTCTTTGCATGAATTTAATGCATGTCTCCTTGCTGTCCTCGGTTGAATATGTCACTTGCTGCCATTTGCCTTCCAGCTCATTTGACTATTCAAACTgacatttctcccacttggagatttgattgagaatcaaacacatcTTCACACATCCTTTAAATCTTGCCATTCCCGCTGCTTACGTTTTTGCGAGGCCACTTGAGGATCTACACCACTCAAACTTCTCTGTGCTAACTGGCTTGGTCAGAATATCAGCTATGTTATCCTTTGTATGGATCTTCAGCATGTCCACACTTTCTTCCTCTACTACTTCCCGTACAAAGTGAAATTGCACTCCAATATGTTTAGTCCTAGAATGAAAGGCTGGATTCCTTGCAATGTGCAAGACACTTTGACTGTCACAAAACAAAGGAATCTTTTCTTGTTTGTGCCCAAGCTCTTCCAATAACATTTTAATCCATATTGCCTActtgcaagcttgagtagctgccatgtattctgcctccgttgtagataatgccacaactatttgcagttttgaaacccagctgactgcacctcctgcaactgtaaacacataacctGTAGTAGATTTTCTCTTATCTGGATCATCTGCgtaatctgaatccacatagcccTTAAGCgtaaaatctgatcctccaaaacataatgcagcatttgaggtacccttaatgtatctaaggatcctcttaaccgTGCTCCAATGCTCTTGTCCAAGATTCGCCATATACCGACTGGCTGTTCCCACTGCTTGTGCAATGTCTGGTCTTGTACAAATCATGGCGAACATTAAACTTCCCACTGCTGATGCATAAGGTACTAGAGACATATCCATCCTCTCTGCTTCACTGCTAGGGCACATCTCAGAGgataacttgaagttaataggaagaggggttgaaactggcttactatcttgcatgttAAAGCGTTGCAagactttcttcaaataatttttctgggaAAGCCAAATCTTATTGTTGCTTCTGTCTCGGTGAACTTGCTtccctagaatcttgtttgctggtcccaagtccttcatatcaaattccctagccaactgtgccttcaattcttggacccGATCTTTGTTGGGGCCTGCTACCAACATTTCGTCCAcgtacaacaacaaaatgatataatcatcatcaccaGACCTCTTGAAATACGTATGTAAGgccctaaaatattaaattattaattatgagattttagaatttaattccatcttatgggctaatattgatttgagaagttaaaGAAAGGATAGATTTAAATTTCCgaaccgaaaatatttaatttgagaatttacggattttgagaattaaattccgagaattcttaaattaaacgaataaatattcgatttgaatatttatgggatttaagattaaattccatgtttcgggaattaaagaggatgaattttgaagatacaacccgatcagagactgatttgcaaatatcgaagttgcaagggctaaagtgcaaacggccgggattatttaattaatccgaatttaatttattttaatccgagtatatttaatttgggaatatttagagtttcgatttaaattctaacattcttaaattatttaggattgaaattgaattaaaaagaaggccgaggactgaattgcaattaatgaagacttgagggactaaatttcaaatatgcaatacatatccgattttctgAAGCTTACTCAGACTTGATACGTGTCTGTCAATATCAAATTCAGAAATGAGAACAGAGGAGCTCGAACCCTCTTccatttccttttcttttcgattttcaaatcgccgtaacttttgcgtcggtcgtccgatttcaattccgaaagatgttctggaatccttacgatgaggccttagatttgatgtaagtattttattatctcggaatgttttgaagattgaaatgtGGCAAAGATCATATTATGAATGTATGTTTGTGTTTTGAGTTCGTATGCCGTGCAATATCGAAGTCGGATTGAAAATGAACTAAGGAACGAACTTGTTATGATTCCCGGCttgtatttgatatatttagctgctgttatgaggattagaatgatgtattaatgatttaGATGCACGTATGATTTTCATATGAAGTTAAATAAGTTAGCTTCGAAGTCGATATTaagtcggttcccgattttcaatcgctacgccgccgattgatgttttgacatcgttttgatagcttataactgagttgagatagttgtttagatgttatgaatgttatggcatttgtatttctcgatttcaattgagtttcgaaggctaacgattcacaACTCCGAGTTgtatcgaataagaagaagttaaagtttgaaatgatgttgattgaatctatattgatgattttgattcaattctaaaatgattgaatagaatgaggtttgatatacatgttttgattatatgtttcagagtttaataggagactattgactcaagaacctcaacttgaaaccgaagaagaagtgatcaagattgaagtgaaaatgattgaagattgattgaTGTTTGGATGATCAGATTTTGTAGGAGTTgtggtacttcctatccagatgtggaacatgacaaactcaagaatgaaaggtataagatgacatcgagagtcaggactCTGATACtcgagattgatgaatcttgagtagtccgccaaatcacatacttgttatgtTTTACTTTTGATTGAGAACTTGTTATTGTTTTTGTCGATCCAtcataggtagtggatctttattacttttgatatgattgtatattgaattgattctatgccaaggttgcggttaaccttattttctagcccgaaatggctacgatagatggatatccatgtcaagatcgtttacgattCTTGATGgaaatgaagtgataagaatcaattcttgaggtaagcgcgctatataaattgaagtcttgatttgaagtttgagtcgatattgCGTTatgtttactctattcttgagttgacatgtttagagttgatatgaatttatttaacgcatttatatgtcgattatactgagaatgatttctcaccggagtttatccggctgttgtctttgttttgtatgtgtgcattgcaacagatggggcaggagcttgcTTGAGAGTaaattgatagctcgggagagtgatgtagcaagtgtggactcgggttaagTTGAAGAATGATAGTTAAATAGCATTGAACTTGACATTGAAATCttgtttagaagctcacttttgagaaTTAGTGTAGCTTATTGATTTATGTCTTTTATGCTATTCATTGgatgtattatattatatgagttgttgataggaacttggtatataaatgtatgcatgttctcagattttataacatgcttaGAACTGATTTGTATGATAATATATACCTTGTtcaaagttttgacagcaaaagtcagcagcagaattcgagcaaaaggcggcttgctcgatcgggtaaatgttaccgatcgagcgagacttgtatttctcgggcagagatcTTGATTTttattgcccgctcgatcggtaggttttggccgatcgagcgaggccaaaatgtgAACATACCCGAGGATTTgctttttcttgctcgctcgatcggctgactttaaccgatcgagcgaggctcgggatttttttaaaaaaaatattctgctcttgatttattattctttaattgtttgattaattgtttaattaatcattagttgccctaaaacgagattagcaacccgagatcCCCACAACGTACAAGGGTCTGAACTGAGTCTGTTGTACCCAaggctcatgatataggaatcaaatctcttgtaccaacacctcGGCTCCTAtttgagaccgtacagagatttgttcaacctgaaaaccaagttctctttgcccttttctgcaaaaccttctggctggagcatatagatttctttttCAAGATCGCCATGAAGAAATTCCGTTTTCACATATAATTGTTCTAGATGTAGGTCAAACACCGCACACATTGCCAATACTACTCTGACTGTTGAAAGTCGAACCACAGGAGAAAATATTTCATTGAAGTCAATACCTTCTTTCTGAGCATACCCTTTGACAACCAATCTTGCACGATACCgctccacttggttattgccatCACGCTTGATCTTATAGACCCATCTGTTACCGATAGATTTCCTTCCTCGTGGTAGTGCaacaagatcccaagttttattcatgtccaatgcttccaattcttcctgcatcgctgtcatccacagggatacatccgagctttgagtagcctcatggaaactcgatggctcaccatcctctgttaatagacaatatacaatgttgctttcagtgacataatctgaaagccaacctggtggtcttctctctcgagttgactgTCTCACTTTGGAAACTTCTGAATCAACTGGTTCTTGTACCTCGTGCTCTGGTACCgcttcacaagaaacttgatcttcgtctgtcttattttccacttgaatgatagtagtttctgaattcagtgtgcctttgtctcccttcactttatcttcctcgaagataacatctctgctgatgataagcttgtggacagtaggatcccacaagcgaaacccctttactccatcagcataGCCCAAGAAAATACACTTTCTAGATTTGGAATCCAACTTTGATATTTCTTGTTCATTGTACATAACGTACACCGGAGTTTCAAATGTATGTAACCGAGAATAATCAGCTGGCTTGCCAGTCCACACCTTCATtggagtcttcaaatcaatcgccactgaaggagaacgattgatgatgtaagaagcggttttgactgcttctgcccaaaatgactTTGATAGACCCGCAGTACTCAACATGGCCCTTGTTCTGTCCAAAAAAGTTATGTTCATCCGATTTGCCACTCCATTCTGCTGAGGCGTGTATGCCATTTTGAACTGTCTTTTGATGCCCTCGTGATGAAAAAATGCATCAAACTCATCACTggtatattctcctccattgtcagtcctcaaacacttgattttcttgtcagaatcaagttcaacccgcgctttgaaaactttgaagacTTAAAATACATCTGATTTTTTCTTGATTGGATACACCCAACATCTcatagagaaatcatcaataaacgagACAAAATATCTCGCTCATCCTAGGGATACCACCGGTGcttgccaaacatcagaatAAATCAGCTCCAATATTCCTTTGTTCTTGGCAGTAGACGTGCCAAACTTCAATCTGTGTTGTTTACTGGTAACAAAATGCTCACAAAAGGGTAGAGTCACTTTTGTAAGCCCCGACAACAGCTTACGTTCTGATAGAATC comes from Henckelia pumila isolate YLH828 chromosome 4, ASM3356847v2, whole genome shotgun sequence and encodes:
- the LOC140864810 gene encoding putative late blight resistance protein homolog R1C-3 yields the protein MAAAYASLLSLTHILDQLSQHPPRQMVVLDKAQIRSLLPNIIFLQEFLEEFSLTRGDEIRALEEKIVILAYAAEDMIEGRLVDQILEDSEARSTLFRQKLQIRQNSKLKSDILKQIFIVSKINLFLKIMSLPNILWSSTLFSRHLQNVLEEFRSLRNDAMKIKRTEGIKIGKDATVGSFVRVASSSNNTMVGFDKDLIQIMDTLTGDQSSLQILSIVGMGGIGKTTLAKKVIHDPLIVNHFDLCAWVTISQRYSVHKILLDLLKEMGVEEITQENDDELESTLHRSLFDRRYFIVMDDMWNVKVWDGINRFLPDNNNGSRVMVTTRLSNVADYCVSCTSHQLHFLDKDQSWVLFCDKAFGKESCPPELEDLGQRIVRNCRGLPLAIVAIGGLLAKSSLNVHYWEYVAQNTYESLNMGGNGLCSEVFSLSYKHLPIHLKPCFLYMAIFPEDHKIRISRVVKLWIAEGILKPIRSRSLEEIAKDNLQDLIDRNLVQVHDYGSRNKIKTCTIHDLFKDLCLREAQNEKFARVTMMHSLNNHSTVIDNNRRIISKRSSDEEELKSTLAKLHELPTIQKRDYIFSTEDIVRLVNSRFIDYDAGIFSSLLNTLESLSLLWNLQTVTISGMMPINLPAEIWEMPQLRHLKREVGVFHLPDPPSTNIENGRGDIIVLKNLQTLYKIRNFKCTDEVVDRIPNLKKLGITYQRFSRGIGWDYHEVYNLSILHNLESLIFDSYENVLRNLRFPQSLKKLTLERCGVPWEDLTVVGTLPRLEVLDLAHYAAKGREWNPVEGQFLELKSLRIELTDLVEWIADSSHFPSLEKLELRCLRCLQEIPEGIGEIPTLRSISLALCRDSAYSSAKKIQEEQQDLGNYDLLVQVPVSWGTRQLM